In Mycolicibacterium mucogenicum DSM 44124, the following are encoded in one genomic region:
- a CDS encoding DUF4185 domain-containing protein, which produces MSAARYVGRVGRLAVALGIGTAIASGQAVAWADQTETGAPAGAAASATGETAGAPGTSGSPTKPRRDKPKPKKGDDKTETPAAGTTGDSSSNPKTETMPDPKADKPAKGRDRKNKPKNDNVNDAAPAAAVPKTPKRPQLTPTKPAGPQAAAPKPAGVAAVAPTVMKVTASAVTAAPSPVSATTNLLTPNVTAPTVKPTNPVAAVMKAVSGALNWAFNPLGSPAQPTLAWTVLAFARKEIDNLLTAIKPQNVVSALTTTGQVLSNPLAAVTAAMNPRPAWPKPGQQITASTSFVDWVTGNFAPNDTYNRFGVWGTDVGTAWDNGIADDPSTPINEHQVLMAFGDTFSGPNMTGNWLNNILFRSSDANLADGISIPAGQWLNGNMFGGTPLSSATTARQIILPAKLPAGLPSGVTLIPTSGISVPTPGTQFGATQYLSFMSVKQWGAPGQWTTNYSAMAYSTDNGENWTIAPQSVRQNWGGNANFQQAALVRPGDGYVYSYGTPNGRGGAAYISRVAEADILDASKYEYYNKGSAGGWFGIGAIKQGWYKDPSKAGVVFGQDTGACGIAKAGNHVSEMSVQYNPTLGKYVTLYADQFNNVVLRTADAPQGTWSAATVLMPQQNGGIYAPMMQPWSPSTLGTGTDLYWNLSLWSEYNVMLMKTDLTKL; this is translated from the coding sequence ATGAGCGCCGCACGCTACGTCGGCCGAGTCGGAAGGCTCGCCGTCGCACTCGGCATCGGAACCGCGATCGCATCCGGCCAGGCCGTCGCATGGGCCGACCAGACTGAAACAGGAGCGCCCGCCGGCGCGGCAGCCTCCGCGACAGGCGAAACCGCCGGGGCGCCCGGCACTTCGGGCAGCCCCACGAAGCCGCGCCGAGACAAGCCCAAGCCCAAGAAGGGTGACGACAAGACCGAGACACCGGCGGCGGGCACCACCGGCGACAGCTCGTCCAATCCCAAGACCGAGACCATGCCCGACCCCAAGGCCGACAAGCCGGCCAAGGGCCGTGATCGCAAGAACAAACCGAAGAACGACAACGTCAACGACGCGGCACCGGCCGCCGCGGTCCCGAAAACCCCGAAACGCCCACAGCTGACGCCGACCAAGCCGGCCGGCCCGCAGGCCGCGGCACCCAAGCCGGCCGGCGTGGCGGCCGTCGCACCGACGGTCATGAAGGTCACCGCCAGCGCGGTCACGGCGGCCCCGAGCCCCGTCTCGGCGACGACGAACCTCCTCACGCCCAACGTCACCGCGCCCACGGTCAAGCCGACCAACCCGGTGGCCGCAGTGATGAAAGCCGTTTCGGGCGCGCTGAATTGGGCGTTCAACCCGTTGGGCAGCCCGGCCCAGCCCACACTGGCGTGGACCGTGCTGGCCTTCGCACGCAAAGAGATCGACAACCTCCTGACGGCGATCAAGCCGCAGAACGTCGTCAGCGCACTCACCACCACCGGCCAGGTGCTGAGCAACCCCCTGGCCGCGGTCACGGCGGCCATGAACCCGCGGCCGGCCTGGCCGAAGCCGGGCCAACAGATCACTGCCTCAACAAGTTTCGTCGACTGGGTGACGGGCAACTTCGCGCCCAACGACACCTACAACCGCTTCGGCGTCTGGGGCACCGACGTCGGCACCGCGTGGGACAACGGGATTGCCGACGATCCCAGCACCCCGATCAACGAGCATCAGGTGCTGATGGCGTTCGGTGACACCTTCAGCGGCCCCAACATGACCGGGAACTGGCTCAACAACATCCTGTTCCGCTCGTCGGACGCCAACCTCGCCGACGGCATCTCGATCCCGGCCGGTCAGTGGCTCAACGGCAACATGTTCGGCGGCACTCCCCTGTCATCGGCGACGACGGCACGCCAGATCATCCTGCCCGCCAAACTCCCCGCGGGCCTGCCGTCCGGCGTGACGCTGATCCCGACCTCGGGCATCTCGGTGCCGACGCCGGGCACCCAGTTCGGCGCCACCCAGTACCTGAGTTTCATGTCGGTCAAGCAGTGGGGCGCGCCCGGCCAGTGGACGACGAACTACTCGGCCATGGCCTACTCGACCGACAACGGCGAGAACTGGACCATCGCACCGCAGAGCGTCCGGCAGAACTGGGGCGGCAACGCCAATTTCCAGCAGGCGGCCCTGGTTCGTCCGGGTGACGGCTACGTCTACTCGTACGGCACACCGAACGGGCGCGGTGGCGCTGCCTACATCTCGCGGGTGGCCGAGGCCGACATCCTCGACGCGTCCAAGTACGAGTACTACAACAAGGGCAGCGCGGGTGGCTGGTTCGGCATCGGCGCGATCAAACAGGGCTGGTACAAGGACCCGTCGAAGGCCGGCGTGGTGTTCGGCCAGGACACCGGAGCATGCGGCATCGCCAAAGCCGGGAACCACGTCAGCGAGATGTCGGTGCAGTACAACCCGACGCTCGGCAAGTACGTCACGCTCTACGCCGACCAGTTCAACAACGTCGTGCTGCGCACTGCCGACGCCCCGCAGGGCACGTGGTCGGCGGCCACCGTGCTGATGCCGCAACAGAACGGCGGAATCTACGCGCCCATGATGCAGCCCTGGTCACCGTCGACCCTGGGTACCGGTACCGATCTGTACTGGAACCTGTCACTGTGGAGTGAGTACAACGTCATGCTGATGAAGACCGATCTCACGAAGCTCTAG
- a CDS encoding HNH endonuclease yields the protein MRSCQGCGSPLVKRSQRVYCSNACQASARSDARTKRWLETGEAYVATYHDHYIRRYLADAQSGCCAICGGNATWQDLPPALVLDHIDGDPTNNRRENLRLICPNCDSQLPTYKSRNRGNGRHFRRARYANGQSY from the coding sequence ATGAGGTCATGCCAGGGTTGTGGCAGTCCGCTCGTGAAGCGCAGCCAGAGGGTCTACTGCAGTAACGCGTGTCAGGCATCGGCCCGCAGCGACGCCCGAACGAAACGTTGGCTCGAGACCGGCGAGGCGTATGTCGCCACCTATCACGATCACTACATCCGCCGATACCTCGCCGACGCCCAGTCCGGCTGCTGCGCGATCTGCGGCGGTAACGCGACCTGGCAAGACCTGCCGCCGGCGCTCGTACTGGACCACATCGACGGCGACCCGACGAACAACCGGCGGGAGAACCTGCGGCTGATCTGCCCGAACTGTGACTCACAGTTGCCGACGTACAAGAGCCGCAACCGCGGCAACGGCCGCCACTTCCGACGCGCGCGATATGCCAATGGGCAGTCGTACTAG
- a CDS encoding response regulator transcription factor, whose amino-acid sequence MAMAAVPEATPEARILVVDDETNIVELLSVSLKFQGFEVHSASNGPAALDKAREVKPDAVILDVMMPGMDGFGVLRRMRADGIDAPALFLTARDSLQDKVAGLTLGGDDYVTKPFSLEEVVARLRVILRRTGRGVEEPRSARLTFADIELDEDTHEVWKAGEPVSLSPTEFTLLRYFIINAGTVLSKPKILDHVWRYDFGGDVNVVESYVSYLRRKIDTGEKRLLHTLRGVGYVLREPR is encoded by the coding sequence ATGGCCATGGCTGCAGTTCCTGAGGCGACCCCCGAAGCGCGGATCCTGGTAGTCGACGACGAGACGAACATCGTCGAGCTGCTGTCGGTCAGCCTGAAGTTTCAGGGCTTCGAGGTGCACTCCGCCTCCAACGGCCCCGCCGCGCTCGACAAGGCCCGCGAGGTCAAGCCCGACGCGGTGATCCTCGACGTGATGATGCCCGGCATGGACGGGTTCGGCGTGCTGCGCCGGATGCGCGCTGACGGTATCGATGCGCCCGCGCTGTTCCTCACCGCCCGCGACAGCCTGCAGGACAAGGTGGCCGGCCTGACGCTCGGCGGGGACGACTACGTCACCAAGCCGTTCAGCCTGGAAGAGGTCGTGGCCCGGCTGCGGGTCATCCTGCGCCGCACCGGCCGTGGTGTCGAAGAGCCGCGCAGTGCCCGGCTGACGTTCGCCGACATCGAGCTCGACGAGGACACCCACGAGGTGTGGAAGGCCGGCGAACCGGTTTCGCTGTCGCCCACCGAGTTCACGCTGCTGCGTTACTTCATCATCAACGCGGGCACTGTCCTGTCGAAGCCGAAGATCCTCGACCACGTGTGGCGCTACGACTTCGGCGGTGACGTCAACGTCGTCGAGTCGTATGTGTCGTACCTGCGCCGCAAGATCGACACCGGCGAGAAGCGCCTGCTGCACACGTTGCGGGGTGTCGGCTACGTCCTGCGCGAGCCGCGCTGA
- a CDS encoding HIT family protein has product MPSVFTMIINRDLPGRFVYEDDDVVAFLTIEPMTQGHTLVVPRAEVDNWQDLDPELFNKVMAVSQKIGRAVCSAFDTERAGVIIAGLEVPHLHVHVFPARNLSDFGFANVDRNPSPESLDEAQAKIIAALGTVG; this is encoded by the coding sequence ATGCCGTCCGTCTTCACCATGATCATCAACCGCGACCTGCCGGGCCGATTCGTCTACGAGGACGACGACGTCGTCGCCTTCCTGACCATCGAGCCCATGACGCAGGGTCACACCCTGGTCGTGCCCCGGGCCGAGGTGGACAACTGGCAGGACCTCGACCCCGAGCTGTTCAACAAGGTGATGGCGGTGTCGCAGAAGATCGGCCGCGCGGTGTGCTCGGCCTTCGACACCGAGCGGGCCGGCGTCATCATCGCCGGACTCGAGGTGCCGCACCTGCACGTGCACGTGTTCCCGGCCCGCAACCTGTCCGACTTCGGGTTCGCCAATGTGGACCGCAACCCGTCGCCGGAATCACTCGACGAAGCTCAGGCCAAGATCATCGCTGCCCTCGGTACCGTCGGCTGA
- a CDS encoding threonine/serine ThrE exporter family protein — protein sequence MTLRDRVASARRRILGDRPSTADTAGLPVIAPAQPVDLSDERAVTEVVELAMNVGEVLLDSGTGAIDTSKQIAFVAATYGLPDCAVDVTYNAIHVSARRGPGLPPTSYMRTVKYRSLDYTRLEQLDTLLRQIGRGHLGLKPARAALDHIVAADHPYSRKVALSGWALMAAAVTLMLGGSPTLAVVSFITTAAIYGINVSLAKFGLPYFFQQVMGGFIATVPAAFIYKLALEHSAVVAPYRIIVSGIIVLMAGLSLVGSVQDAITGAPVTAAGRFIEVMVYTAGLVGGVGIALRLTSALGASLPPMQQEVLPYAPLPIMVLTGGLASAAFALASYASLKALTTSFASGAVGAGLVGSTLNAGLGPIVASAVAATVVGLAGGLLARRAVVPPIIVAVAGITPLVPGLAVYRGLSEIMAGQTLAAISNLFTAVMVGCTLAAGVTLGEWTARTMRRPRLPRLLLGSRVA from the coding sequence GTGACACTGCGTGATCGCGTCGCCTCCGCGCGGCGGCGAATTCTCGGTGACCGGCCGTCGACCGCCGACACCGCGGGCCTGCCCGTCATCGCGCCGGCACAGCCCGTCGACCTGAGCGACGAGCGCGCCGTCACCGAGGTCGTCGAGCTGGCGATGAACGTCGGCGAGGTGCTGCTGGACTCCGGCACCGGTGCCATCGACACCAGTAAGCAGATCGCGTTCGTCGCCGCGACCTACGGCCTGCCGGACTGCGCCGTCGACGTCACCTACAACGCCATCCACGTCTCGGCCCGCCGCGGTCCGGGCCTGCCGCCCACCAGCTACATGCGCACGGTGAAGTACCGCTCGCTGGACTACACGCGGCTCGAACAGCTGGACACGCTGCTGCGGCAGATCGGCCGCGGACACCTCGGCCTCAAGCCCGCCCGCGCGGCGCTCGACCACATCGTCGCCGCCGACCATCCGTATTCACGCAAGGTCGCGCTGTCCGGTTGGGCGCTGATGGCGGCCGCGGTGACGCTCATGCTCGGCGGCAGCCCGACACTCGCCGTCGTCTCGTTCATCACCACCGCCGCGATCTACGGAATCAATGTCTCGCTCGCCAAGTTCGGCCTGCCGTACTTCTTCCAGCAGGTCATGGGCGGTTTCATCGCGACGGTGCCGGCCGCGTTCATCTACAAACTCGCCCTCGAGCACAGCGCCGTCGTGGCGCCGTACCGCATCATCGTGTCCGGCATCATCGTGCTCATGGCCGGGCTGTCGCTCGTCGGTTCGGTGCAGGACGCCATCACGGGTGCGCCGGTCACGGCGGCCGGCCGGTTCATCGAGGTGATGGTCTACACCGCGGGCCTGGTCGGCGGCGTCGGCATCGCGCTGCGCCTCACCTCCGCCCTCGGCGCCAGCCTGCCGCCCATGCAACAGGAGGTACTGCCCTACGCGCCGCTGCCGATCATGGTGCTCACCGGCGGCTTGGCGTCAGCGGCCTTCGCGCTCGCCAGTTACGCGTCACTGAAGGCGCTCACCACCTCGTTCGCATCGGGTGCCGTCGGCGCCGGACTGGTCGGGTCGACCCTGAACGCCGGGCTGGGACCGATCGTCGCGTCCGCGGTCGCCGCCACGGTCGTCGGTCTAGCTGGTGGCTTGCTGGCGCGGCGCGCCGTCGTCCCGCCGATCATCGTCGCCGTCGCCGGCATCACTCCGCTGGTGCCCGGTCTCGCGGTCTACCGCGGGCTGTCCGAGATCATGGCGGGCCAGACGCTGGCCGCCATCTCCAATCTCTTCACCGCCGTCATGGTCGGCTGCACGCTGGCCGCCGGCGTGACCCTCGGCGAATGGACGGCGCGCACCATGCGACGCCCGCGCCTTCCCCGCCTGCTGCTGGGCTCGCGCGTAGCGTAG
- a CDS encoding sensor histidine kinase, protein MRRRLGERSDGKWRGTRGIPLRVGLVAAMVLLAACGLLASGVAVTSIMQHSLINRVDETLLDASRSWAQEPRRIPATPIEGPNPARPPSNFYVRGIDPDGRVWIAVNDNDAQPALPDSNDVGPVPTTVGSIHHSDVKWRAMTVRGPAGELTTVAIDLSDVASTVRALAWSQVGIGAAVLLILGIAGYVAVHRSLRPLVEVERTAADIAAGQLDRRVPERDSRTEVGRLSLALNGMLAQIQNAVASSEQSAETARTSEERMRRFITDASHELRTPLTTIRGFAELYRQGAASDVEMLMSRIESEARRMGLLVEDLLLLARLDQQRPLEQRPVDLLILATDAVHDARSIAPRRTVSLELLDGPGTPEVLGDEARLRQVLGNLVMNAVQHTPETGGITVRVGTVGTDAVLEVCDQGPGLSAEDAHRIFERFYRTDSSRTRTSGGTGLGLSIVDSLVRAHGGVVTVTTAPGQGCRFTVRLPRVGGAADPAESADGTEGSDDLGLSFVE, encoded by the coding sequence ATGAGACGTCGACTGGGCGAGCGCAGCGACGGGAAGTGGCGCGGTACCCGCGGCATTCCGCTGCGGGTGGGTCTGGTCGCCGCGATGGTGCTGCTGGCGGCCTGCGGTCTGCTGGCCTCCGGCGTCGCCGTCACCTCGATCATGCAGCACAGCCTGATCAACCGCGTCGACGAGACGTTGCTGGATGCCTCGCGCAGCTGGGCTCAGGAACCGCGGCGTATCCCGGCCACGCCGATCGAGGGCCCGAACCCGGCGCGGCCGCCGTCGAACTTCTACGTCCGCGGCATCGATCCTGACGGGCGGGTGTGGATCGCCGTCAACGACAACGACGCGCAGCCGGCGCTGCCGGACAGCAATGACGTCGGCCCGGTGCCGACGACGGTGGGCTCGATCCACCACTCCGACGTGAAATGGCGCGCCATGACGGTGCGCGGTCCGGCCGGGGAGTTGACGACGGTCGCTATCGACCTCTCCGACGTCGCGTCGACGGTGCGGGCGCTGGCGTGGTCGCAGGTCGGCATCGGCGCCGCGGTGCTGCTGATCCTGGGCATTGCCGGGTACGTCGCGGTGCACCGCAGCCTGCGGCCCCTCGTAGAAGTGGAGCGGACGGCTGCCGACATCGCGGCGGGACAGCTCGACCGTCGTGTTCCCGAGCGGGACTCACGTACCGAGGTCGGCCGATTGTCGTTGGCGCTCAACGGAATGCTCGCGCAGATCCAGAACGCGGTGGCCTCGTCGGAGCAATCAGCGGAGACGGCGCGCACGTCCGAGGAGCGGATGCGGCGCTTCATCACCGACGCCAGCCACGAGCTGCGGACGCCGCTGACCACCATTCGCGGATTCGCCGAGCTGTACCGGCAGGGTGCCGCCAGCGACGTCGAGATGCTGATGAGCCGCATCGAGAGCGAGGCCCGGCGCATGGGTCTGCTGGTCGAGGATCTGCTGCTGCTCGCACGGCTGGACCAGCAGCGACCGCTGGAGCAGCGGCCCGTCGACCTGCTGATCCTGGCGACCGATGCGGTGCACGACGCGCGGTCCATCGCGCCGAGGCGGACGGTGTCGCTGGAGTTGTTGGACGGCCCCGGGACTCCGGAAGTCCTGGGCGACGAGGCGCGGCTGCGCCAGGTGCTGGGCAACCTGGTCATGAACGCCGTGCAGCACACGCCGGAGACCGGTGGCATCACGGTGCGCGTCGGCACCGTCGGCACCGATGCCGTGCTCGAGGTCTGCGATCAGGGCCCGGGCCTGTCGGCCGAGGACGCCCACCGCATCTTCGAGCGCTTCTACCGCACCGACTCGTCACGTACCCGGACCAGCGGCGGCACGGGCCTCGGACTGTCGATCGTCGACTCACTCGTGCGGGCGCACGGCGGCGTCGTCACGGTGACGACCGCGCCGGGGCAGGGCTGCCGCTTCACGGTCCGGCTGCCGCGGGTCGGCGGCGCCGCCGACCCTGCCGAATCAGCCGACGGTACCGAGGGCAGCGATGATCTTGGCCTGAGCTTCGTCGAGTGA